The following are from one region of the Osmerus mordax isolate fOsmMor3 chromosome 1, fOsmMor3.pri, whole genome shotgun sequence genome:
- the snrpc gene encoding U1 small nuclear ribonucleoprotein C, giving the protein MPKFYCDYCDTYLTHDSPSVRKTHCSGRKHKENVKDYYQKWMEEQAQSLIDKTTAAFQQGKIPSTPFPGAPPPGGPPRPGMLPTPPMGGPPMMPMMGPPPHGMMPGGPGPGMRPPMGGHMQMMPGPHMMRPPRPMMMPVRPGMMRPDR; this is encoded by the exons ATGCCGAA ATTTTACTGTGACTATTGCGATACGTACCTCACACATGACTCG CCGTCTGTGAGAAAGACCCACTGCAGTGGAAGAAAACACAAGGAGAATGTGAAGGACTACTACCAGAAGTGGATGGAGGAACAGGCACAGAGCCTCATTGATAAAACAA CGGCTGCATTCCAGCAGGGCAAGATCCCCAGCACCCCTTTCCCTGGCGCCCCTCCCCCAG GGGGCCCTCCGCGCCCCGGCATGCTGCCCACGCCCCCCATGGGAGGCCCCCCCATGATGCCCATGATGGGGCCCCCTCCTCATGGGATGATGCCAGGAGGACCAG GTCCAGGAATGCGTCCACCAATGGGAGGCCATATGCAAATGATGCCAGGACCTCACATGATGCGTCCCCCTCGACCAATGATGATGCCGGTTCGGCCGGGCATGATGAGGCCAGACAGATAG